From a region of the Pristis pectinata isolate sPriPec2 chromosome 2, sPriPec2.1.pri, whole genome shotgun sequence genome:
- the LOC127567262 gene encoding probable E3 ubiquitin-protein ligase HERC3, translating to MASKVQVLCWGHASLGQLGLGEGHENIVAQPRTSSFFSSKTVREVACGRYHTAFVLQDGSVYTCGSNIWGQLGHEKSGYSPEQVTALDAQTIVHTACGEAHTVAINDQGQVFAWGAGKDGQLGINSTEETIRIPRLVRTLSGHVVIQVTCGSWHCLALTKDSQLFSWGQNSHGQLGLGKGFPSQSSPQCVKSLSGIPLAQIATGGTHSFTLSLSGAVFSWGRNNCGQLGLSDDKDRDVPNHVKFLRSQKIVYISCGEEHTAALTKNGGVFTFGAGLCGQLGHNFRNNEVNPRRVQELMGSEVSQISCGRQHTLAFVPSSGLIYAFGRGNRGQLGSGRMVNAQVPYRVAGNWVTHKHKVHPNDQSSYCVLKQVSCGGDQSFALFFHHENSQIPDDFRCLDPLRRVRIINNSNNKWLLSLSGKDVLNELNVIFFFTWMF from the exons ATGGCTTCAAAAGTGCAGGTGTTGTGCTGGGGCCATGCTAGTTTGGGACAGCTTGGCTTGGGTGAGGGACATGAAAACATAGTCGCCCAGCCCAGGACCTCCTCGTTCTTCAGCAGTAAAACCGTGCGGGAAGTGGCCTGCGGGCGATACCATACGGCTTTCGTTTTGCAAGACGGAAGTGTCTACACATGTGGCTCCAACATCTGGGGACAGCTGGGCCATGAGAAGTCAGGGTACAGTCCAG AACAGGTTACCGCTCTGGATGCCCAGACGATCGTCCACACAGCCTGTGGAGAAGCTCACACTGTGGCTATCAATGACCAGGGTCAGGTCTTTGCATGGGGAGCAGGAAAAGACGGTCAGCTGGGGATCAATTCTACAGAAGAGACTATCCGGATACCGAG GTTAGTCCGGACACTGAGTGGACACGTTGTCATCCAGGTCACCTGTGGAAGCTGGCACTGCCTGGCTCTTACCAAAG ACAGTCAGCTATTTTCCTGGGGCCAGAACTCCCATGGCCAACTAGGTCTTGGGAAGGGATTTCCCTCCCAGTCCAGCCCCCAGTGTGTGAAGTCTCTCTCCGGGATTCCCCTGGCTCAGATCGCTACAGGAGGAACACACAGCTTCACCCTGTCGCTCTCCGGTGCTGTGTTCAGTTGGGGCAGGAACAACTGTGGTCAGCTTGGACTCAGTGATGACAAAG ATCGAGATGTCCCCAATCACGTGAAGTTCCTGCGGAGCCAGAAAATAGTTTACATTAGTTGTGGCGAAGAACACACAGCAGCTCTAACCAAG AATGGAGGTGTTTTTACTTTCGGAGCTGGTCTCTGTGGACAACTGGGCCacaacttcaggaacaatgaGGTCAACCCCCGCAGAGTCCAAGAGTTGATGGGAAGCGAAGTCTCCCAAATAAGCTGCGGCAG GCAGCACACACTCGCCTTTGTCCCTTCTTCTGGGCTAATCTATGCTTTTGGACGTGGCAACAGAGGTCAACTGGGATCTGGACGCATGGTTAATGCCCAGGTTCCATATCGAGTGGCTGGAAACTGGGTAACTCATAAGCACAAGGTGCATCCTAACG ACCAGTCAAGTTACTGCGTACTGAAACAGGTCTCCTGTGGAGGCGATCAGAGCTTTGCCCTCTTCTTTCACCACGAG aaCTCGCAAATCCCTGATGACTTCCGCTGCTTGGATCCTTTAAGGCGTGTCAGGATTATTAACAATAGCAATAATAAGTGGCTACTCAGCCTTTCGGGAAAGGATGTGCTTAA